Proteins found in one Oncorhynchus mykiss isolate Arlee chromosome 3, USDA_OmykA_1.1, whole genome shotgun sequence genomic segment:
- the LOC110508845 gene encoding uncharacterized protein LOC110508845 isoform X2 has product MESGGSGRSGGSSSSRSARTGGTGSVIGRSSGSSRGDSGSSRSNSGTAGSLGRSSSIGGSGGIIVAAPGAGGVAPAPPCASEWEMFQFGKYNLDIIEMLSGHQAHQFKGLGLERQLQHQQQVQLHQHQLQQQQQQQAETSGALLSGLGLGSLQGARSNAFSDSASIFAKMSAPPPPPLQQQPSSSSHSSRSKSSKMSSSSSSHVSGYPQFLRSFHPTEAALAQEQLHSGVSRFEHFSGGSSGGGAGGLGLAPPPPPPLHPGLSVPQASPGPSSSSPSPSSSVVTNNPPSSSAVTSLGHQLVGAQSDARSLHQQFSCMLAANQYFLSGVPANASLEQFLVQQGTHNHLGIGLAQSEGSSSGLAPPPALHSSHSHGLSTAQPQQQPPQQQQLPPHTLSHPHSHSHPHHPLHPGSQPSSLGGFDFQGIPVLSSNQLASLMQQEAGLPLPLPLHLSLSKDDGKGDSSGGGSSSSRRKKAMAGYLPQRKSDGGSNSSSGHSSGNPNASSIAGGLGHDPSPGLVGGGGGGVGMSGLGGDPSLLASSSSSSSSSVVSSSSSSGPSTAASVLVTNGSHLSKPDNMGSMPSASTQADTEPLYNCGECGKTFTHLSSLRRHLRMHESTAAGTSNNVSINPNPTHIQPLTDPTLPHSTQEHSTQDLNSQSNSLSSQQSSNSVQASSSCPSPDKTFNCSDCGKHFKKKGHLLQHGVIHSEARPYGCSICSRAFNRRESLTRHEKIHQDKPFRCPACGRCFRESTSLLNHAASGTCGKPGYHDDHRSQGNPSPCYSGASPCGSGMAGPALRKAPLAPTLHPHPQSQTQHHHQQHLPLSSLLDDSEDDVTSSVNNAISAIAAAAAANCDMNSGNRGDDRRDIIGGLLGGLDLGPLGSPSSTSGMDKTYRGAGNQDGMSGNMNHNQQQGNDPQNPAAKPKRPRKPRKPKDPNAPPKRRQYTPRAPRELSNIPRPYLCSVCGRGFARRETLRRHDRVHTGEKPHRCSTCGKHFREAFHLTKHHTVHSGEKNYKCSLCGKEFGYSQSLKRHGKLHQKGEVEEVPTTPGGENLNNFNTNPSCGMGQDREQNQGNSSSSYYSYPQDVKPQGSNSQPPPRLYTCAICWKSFRHHFHLTAHHQTVHENGGEKLFSCEVCGKAFAYSNSLTRHRLSQHGLARTGPDNAQGDGSGSGVNSAAGGGVSGTASESEAATNALLQMAPSTEGHGGQQSHSVVTHSHQQQPPQPPAGYSPLFYDAGTAHSSASSVPPYSQPLPPNSTIMPPQHQHSPARVKGEHIYPAGSSSHTLHTTAPFQPLTELPSDHHHHHNHHHHHSSHHHHRSEPQSQQPHHRNIQSHDDIRRHKKKRKSDRREGRGDMWGESSGFVRDEERKDQRKRRSVLQKQLRKKKLLLKIRRGGEAGGGGYELVTTRGMKIQILSSLKVPVKRFACSICPHAMFARQAGLLAHRAAKHTQRVLSPQERLCCGVCGKQSHRLLEAFIHRATHRARGSFSCRRCSARFWNAPLLRRHKVTCRHRAKGLPRGGAIHLKLSKRAGERKSREEQGEMSHSLLTLYRY; this is encoded by the exons ATGGAGAGTGGGGGCAGTGGGCGATCGGGCGGAAGTAGCAGCAGCCGAAGTGCGCGAACAGGGGGGACCGGCAGTGTTATCGGGCGGAGTTCGGGATCGAGCCGAGGCGACTCAGGCAGTTCCAGGTCAAATAGTGGCACTGCAGGATCCCTCGGCCGAAGCTCTTCCATTGGCGGCAGTGGTGGGATCATTGTCGCTGCTCCTGGTGCTGGAGGTGTGGCTCCTGCACCCCCATGTGCCAGTGAGTGGGAGATGTTCCAATTTGGAAAATACAATTTGGACATAATAGAGATGTTAAGCGGACACCAGGCCCATCAGTTCAAAGGCCTTGGGTTAGAACGACAGCTACAGCATCAGCAGCAGGTGCAGCTTCACCAGCACCAGctccagcagcaacaacaacagcaggcCGAGACCTCAGGAGCTCTCCTGTCTGGGCTAGGCCTTGGGTCCCTCCAAGGGGCCAGAAGCAACGCCTTTTCCGATTCTGCCTCTATTTTCGCAAAAATGAgcgcccctcctcctccccctctacaaCAACAACCTTCTTCGTCCTCACATAGCTCAAGATCCAAGTCAAGCAAGATGAGTAGCAGCAGCTCAAGCCATGTGTCGGGCTACCCACAGTTCCTGCGTTCCTTCCACCCGACAGAGGCAGCTCTGGCACAGGAGCAACTGCATTCTGGGGTCAGCCGCTTCGAGCACTTTTCTGGGGGTAGCAGTGGTGGGGGTGCTGGGGGGTTGGGACTTgccccccctccaccaccccctctGCATCCAGGCCTCTCTGTCCCCCAAGCATCACCTGGCCCTTcatcctcttccccctccccctccagttCAGTGGTAACTAACAATCCCCCTAGTAGCAGTGCAGTCACCTCTCTGGGACACCAGCTGGTTGGGGCCCAGTCTGATGCACGGAGCCTTCATCAGCAGTTCAGTTGCATGCTAGCTGCTAATCAGTACTTTCTCTCTGGGGTGCCTGCTAACGCTAGCTTAGAGCAGTTTCTGGTTCAACAGGGAACCCACAACCACCTGGGGATAGGTTTAGCTCAGAGTGAGGGATCTAGCTCAGGCCTTGCTCCGCCTCCAGCTCTGCATTCCTCTCATTCGCATGGCCTCTCTACCGCTCAGccacagcagcagcctccacagcagcagcagctgccTCCCCATACCCTGTCCCACCCCCACTCGCACTCCCACCCTCACCACCCCCTACACCCAGGCTCCCAGCCCTCTTCCCTGGGTGGTTTTGACTTCCAGGGCATCCCAGTGCTCTCCTCCAACCAGCTGGCCTCTCTGATGCAGCAGGAAGCAGGCCTGCCGCTCCCCCTGCCTCTTCATCTGTCCCTCTCCAAGGATGACGGCAAGGGGGACAGCAGTGGGGGCggaagcagcagcagtagaaggaAGAAAGCGATGGCTGGCTACCTGCCACAGAGGAAGTCAGATGGCggcagtaacagcagcagcggCCACAGCAGTGGGAACCCCAATGCTAGCAGCATTGCAGGGGGGCTGGGCCACGACCCCTCCCCAGggctggttgggggggggggcggaggggTTGGCATGTCAGGTTTGGGAGGAGATCCATCCCTCCTtgcctcttcatcatcatcatcatcatcatcagttgtctcatcctcctcttcctctggccCCTCCACTGCAGCATCAGTTCTGGTTACTAATGGTTCTCACCTATCCAAACCTGATAACATGGGCTCCATGCCATCTGCATCTACACAGGCtgacactgagcccctctataaCTGTGGTGAGTGTGGCAAAACCTTCACTCACCTCTCCAGCCTTCGCAGGCACCTGCGTATGCATGAGTCTACGGCAGCAGGTACTAGCAATAATGTCAGCATTAACCCAAACCCGACTCATATCCAACCACTAACTGACCCCACTCTCCCACACTCCACCCAGGAACACTCCACCCAGGATCTGAACTCTCAATCTAACTCGCTGTCCTCCCAACAATCCTCCAACTCAGTCCAGGCCTCATCTTCCTGCCCCAGCCCTGACAAGACCTTCAATTGCTCAGATTGTGGCAAGCACTTCAAGAAAAAGGGGCACCTCCTCCAGCATGGCGTCATCCACTCAGAGGCTCGCCCGTATGGCTGCAGCATCTGCTCCCGGGCTTTCAACCGCCGTGAGTCGCTGACGCGACACGAGAAGATTCACCAGGACAAGCCCTTCCGCTGTCCAGCCTGCGGTCGATGCTTCCGTGAGAGTACCTCTCTACTCAACCATGCTGCCTCTGGCACATGCGGCAAGCCAG GCTACCATGACGACCACCGTTCTCAAGGTAACCCGTCTCCGTGTTACTCTGGAGCCTCCCCCTGTGGCAGTGGGATGGCGGGCCCGGCGCTGAGGAAGGCACCATTGGCCCCGACGCTGCACCCCCACCCTCAGAGTCAAACccaacatcaccaccagcagcacctccccctgtcctctctcctggatGACTCTGAAGACGacgtcaccagctctgtcaacaACGCCATCTCAGCCATTGCCGCTGCAGCTGCCGCCAACTGTGATATGAACAGTGGGAACAGAGGCGACGATAGGAGAGATATCATCGGAGGACTGTTGGGTGGGCTGGACTTAGGCCCCTTGGGGTCCCCTTCATCAACATCTGGGATGGATAAGACCTATAGAGGAGCAGGGAACCAGGATGGTATGAGTGGTAATATGAACCACAACCAACAGCAGGGGAATGATCCACAGAACCCTGCTGCCAAACCAAAACGTCCCCGTAAACCCAGAAAGCCCAAAGACCCCAACGCTCCCCCCAAACGCAGGCAGTACACCCCCAGAGCTCCCAGAGAGTTGAGCAACATCCCGCGGCCATATCTGTGCAGTGTTTGCGGCAGGGGGTTTGCACGCCGCGAGACCCTGCGTAGGCACGACCGTGTCCATACTGGGGAGAAGCCCCACCGCTGCAGTACATGTGGGAAGCACTTCAGAGAGGCCTTCCACCTCACCAAGCACCACACCGTTCACTCTGGGGAGAAGAACTACAAGTGCAGCCTGTGTGGGAAAGAGTTTGGTTACTCCCAGAGCCTCAAGAGGCACGGGAAACTCCATCAGAAAGGGGAGGTGGAAGAGGTCCCCACAACACCAGGAGGGGAGAACCTCAACAACTTCAACACAAACCCGTCATGTGGGATGGGCCAAGACAGGGAACAGAACCAAGGAAACAGCTCCTCCTCCTATTATTCATACCCCCAAGATGTCAAGCCTCAAGGCTCCAACAGCCAGCCCCCGCCCAGGCTCTACACCTGTGCCATATGCTGGAAGTCTTTCCGTCATCACTTCCACCTGACGGCTCATCACCAGACGGTCCATGAGAACGGAGGTGAGAAGCTGTTCAGCTGCGAGGTGTGTGGGAAGGCCTTTGCCTACTCCAACAGCCTCACTCGACACAGGCTGTCGCAGCACGGCCTGGCCCGCACCGGCCCTGACAACGCACAAGGGGACGGCAGTGGTTCAGGGGTAAACAGTGCAGCTGGTGGTGGAGTGAGTGGGACTGCGTCAGAGAGCGAGGCAGCCACCAACGCCCTTCTTCAGATGGCACCTTCCACTGAGGGCCACGGGGGGCAGCAGAGTCACAGTGTTGTCACCCACagtcatcaacaacagccacctcAGCCCCCAGCTGGCTACTCCCCCCTTTTCTATGATGCTGGTACGGCCCACTCCTCAGCCTCCAGCGTCCCTCCCTACTCTCAGCCCCTGCCACCCAACTCCACAATCATGCCCCCTCAGCACCAGCATTCCCCAGCAAGGGTGAAAGGGGAGCACATTTACCCAGCTGGGTCTAGTAGTCACACCCTTCACACCACAGCTCCATTCCAGCCCCTCACGGAGCTACCATCcgaccaccatcaccaccacaaccaccaccaccaccattcttcacatCACCACCACCGTTCAGAGCCACAGTCCCAGCAACCACATCACAGGAACATCCAATCACACGATGACATAAGGAGGCACAAGAAGAAGAGAAAGTCcgacaggagggagggaaggggggacaTGTGGGGGGAGTCCTCAGGCTTCgtcagagacgaggagaggaaagaccagaggaagaggaggtctgTTTTGCAAAAACAGCTGAGGAAGAAAAAGCTTCTGTTGAAGATTAGACGAGGGGGGGAAGCAGGAGGGGGAGGATATGAGCTGGTCACAACAAGAGGGATGAAGATACAAATCCTGTCATCTCTCAAAGTCCCAGTGAAACGTTTTGCCTGCTCCATCTGTCCCCACGCCATGTTCGCCCGCCAGGCCGGCCTGCTAGCCCACAGGGCAGCTAAACACACCCAGAGAGTCCTGTCCCCCCAGGAGCGTCTGTGCTGCGGTGTGTGTGGGAAGCAGTCTCACAGGCTCCTGGAAGCATTCATCCACCGGGCGACTCATCGCGCCCGAGGGTCCTTCTCCTGCAGACGCTGCTCTGCTCGCTTCTGGAACGCCCCCCTCCTCCGCAGGCACAAGGTGACCTGCCGACATCGGGCCAAGGGACTTCCACGAGGTGGCGCTATCCACCTGAAGTTGTCCAAGAGGGCgggggagaggaagagcagagaggagcagggggagatGTCGCACTCCCTGCTTACATTGTACAGATACTGA
- the LOC110508845 gene encoding uncharacterized protein LOC110508845 isoform X1: MESGGSGRSGGSSSSRSARTGGTGSVIGRSSGSSRGDSGSSRSNSGTAGSLGRSSSIGGSGGIIVAAPGAGGVAPAPPCASEWEMFQFGKYNLDIIEMLSGHQAHQFKGLGLERQLQHQQQVQLHQHQLQQQQQQQAETSGALLSGLGLGSLQGARSNAFSDSASIFAKMSAPPPPPLQQQPSSSSHSSRSKSSKMSSSSSSHVSGYPQFLRSFHPTEAALAQEQLHSGVSRFEHFSGGSSGGGAGGLGLAPPPPPPLHPGLSVPQASPGPSSSSPSPSSSVVTNNPPSSSAVTSLGHQLVGAQSDARSLHQQFSCMLAANQYFLSGVPANASLEQFLVQQGTHNHLGIGLAQSEGSSSGLAPPPALHSSHSHGLSTAQPQQQPPQQQQLPPHTLSHPHSHSHPHHPLHPGSQPSSLGGFDFQGIPVLSSNQLASLMQQEAGLPLPLPLHLSLSKDDGKGDSSGGGSSSSRRKKAMAGYLPQRKSDGGSNSSSGHSSGNPNASSIAGGLGHDPSPGLVGGGGGGVGMSGLGGDPSLLASSSSSSSSSVVSSSSSSGPSTAASVLVTNGSHLSKPDNMGSMPSASTQADTEPLYNCGECGKTFTHLSSLRRHLRMHESTAAGTSNNVSINPNPTHIQPLTDPTLPHSTQEHSTQDLNSQSNSLSSQQSSNSVQASSSCPSPDKTFNCSDCGKHFKKKGHLLQHGVIHSEARPYGCSICSRAFNRRESLTRHEKIHQDKPFRCPACGRCFRESTSLLNHAASGTCGKPGRASKPQGSSKEGAVGEGRMGGGGGGEGGGGGDYQGSRGVIYGKTEEDEEGVIVGGEGGQKSRLGCDGGLFQSERGGNANSRDRPDGKYPTDYSRNRYTGYHDDHRSQGNPSPCYSGASPCGSGMAGPALRKAPLAPTLHPHPQSQTQHHHQQHLPLSSLLDDSEDDVTSSVNNAISAIAAAAAANCDMNSGNRGDDRRDIIGGLLGGLDLGPLGSPSSTSGMDKTYRGAGNQDGMSGNMNHNQQQGNDPQNPAAKPKRPRKPRKPKDPNAPPKRRQYTPRAPRELSNIPRPYLCSVCGRGFARRETLRRHDRVHTGEKPHRCSTCGKHFREAFHLTKHHTVHSGEKNYKCSLCGKEFGYSQSLKRHGKLHQKGEVEEVPTTPGGENLNNFNTNPSCGMGQDREQNQGNSSSSYYSYPQDVKPQGSNSQPPPRLYTCAICWKSFRHHFHLTAHHQTVHENGGEKLFSCEVCGKAFAYSNSLTRHRLSQHGLARTGPDNAQGDGSGSGVNSAAGGGVSGTASESEAATNALLQMAPSTEGHGGQQSHSVVTHSHQQQPPQPPAGYSPLFYDAGTAHSSASSVPPYSQPLPPNSTIMPPQHQHSPARVKGEHIYPAGSSSHTLHTTAPFQPLTELPSDHHHHHNHHHHHSSHHHHRSEPQSQQPHHRNIQSHDDIRRHKKKRKSDRREGRGDMWGESSGFVRDEERKDQRKRRSVLQKQLRKKKLLLKIRRGGEAGGGGYELVTTRGMKIQILSSLKVPVKRFACSICPHAMFARQAGLLAHRAAKHTQRVLSPQERLCCGVCGKQSHRLLEAFIHRATHRARGSFSCRRCSARFWNAPLLRRHKVTCRHRAKGLPRGGAIHLKLSKRAGERKSREEQGEMSHSLLTLYRY, translated from the coding sequence ATGGAGAGTGGGGGCAGTGGGCGATCGGGCGGAAGTAGCAGCAGCCGAAGTGCGCGAACAGGGGGGACCGGCAGTGTTATCGGGCGGAGTTCGGGATCGAGCCGAGGCGACTCAGGCAGTTCCAGGTCAAATAGTGGCACTGCAGGATCCCTCGGCCGAAGCTCTTCCATTGGCGGCAGTGGTGGGATCATTGTCGCTGCTCCTGGTGCTGGAGGTGTGGCTCCTGCACCCCCATGTGCCAGTGAGTGGGAGATGTTCCAATTTGGAAAATACAATTTGGACATAATAGAGATGTTAAGCGGACACCAGGCCCATCAGTTCAAAGGCCTTGGGTTAGAACGACAGCTACAGCATCAGCAGCAGGTGCAGCTTCACCAGCACCAGctccagcagcaacaacaacagcaggcCGAGACCTCAGGAGCTCTCCTGTCTGGGCTAGGCCTTGGGTCCCTCCAAGGGGCCAGAAGCAACGCCTTTTCCGATTCTGCCTCTATTTTCGCAAAAATGAgcgcccctcctcctccccctctacaaCAACAACCTTCTTCGTCCTCACATAGCTCAAGATCCAAGTCAAGCAAGATGAGTAGCAGCAGCTCAAGCCATGTGTCGGGCTACCCACAGTTCCTGCGTTCCTTCCACCCGACAGAGGCAGCTCTGGCACAGGAGCAACTGCATTCTGGGGTCAGCCGCTTCGAGCACTTTTCTGGGGGTAGCAGTGGTGGGGGTGCTGGGGGGTTGGGACTTgccccccctccaccaccccctctGCATCCAGGCCTCTCTGTCCCCCAAGCATCACCTGGCCCTTcatcctcttccccctccccctccagttCAGTGGTAACTAACAATCCCCCTAGTAGCAGTGCAGTCACCTCTCTGGGACACCAGCTGGTTGGGGCCCAGTCTGATGCACGGAGCCTTCATCAGCAGTTCAGTTGCATGCTAGCTGCTAATCAGTACTTTCTCTCTGGGGTGCCTGCTAACGCTAGCTTAGAGCAGTTTCTGGTTCAACAGGGAACCCACAACCACCTGGGGATAGGTTTAGCTCAGAGTGAGGGATCTAGCTCAGGCCTTGCTCCGCCTCCAGCTCTGCATTCCTCTCATTCGCATGGCCTCTCTACCGCTCAGccacagcagcagcctccacagcagcagcagctgccTCCCCATACCCTGTCCCACCCCCACTCGCACTCCCACCCTCACCACCCCCTACACCCAGGCTCCCAGCCCTCTTCCCTGGGTGGTTTTGACTTCCAGGGCATCCCAGTGCTCTCCTCCAACCAGCTGGCCTCTCTGATGCAGCAGGAAGCAGGCCTGCCGCTCCCCCTGCCTCTTCATCTGTCCCTCTCCAAGGATGACGGCAAGGGGGACAGCAGTGGGGGCggaagcagcagcagtagaaggaAGAAAGCGATGGCTGGCTACCTGCCACAGAGGAAGTCAGATGGCggcagtaacagcagcagcggCCACAGCAGTGGGAACCCCAATGCTAGCAGCATTGCAGGGGGGCTGGGCCACGACCCCTCCCCAGggctggttgggggggggggcggaggggTTGGCATGTCAGGTTTGGGAGGAGATCCATCCCTCCTtgcctcttcatcatcatcatcatcatcatcagttgtctcatcctcctcttcctctggccCCTCCACTGCAGCATCAGTTCTGGTTACTAATGGTTCTCACCTATCCAAACCTGATAACATGGGCTCCATGCCATCTGCATCTACACAGGCtgacactgagcccctctataaCTGTGGTGAGTGTGGCAAAACCTTCACTCACCTCTCCAGCCTTCGCAGGCACCTGCGTATGCATGAGTCTACGGCAGCAGGTACTAGCAATAATGTCAGCATTAACCCAAACCCGACTCATATCCAACCACTAACTGACCCCACTCTCCCACACTCCACCCAGGAACACTCCACCCAGGATCTGAACTCTCAATCTAACTCGCTGTCCTCCCAACAATCCTCCAACTCAGTCCAGGCCTCATCTTCCTGCCCCAGCCCTGACAAGACCTTCAATTGCTCAGATTGTGGCAAGCACTTCAAGAAAAAGGGGCACCTCCTCCAGCATGGCGTCATCCACTCAGAGGCTCGCCCGTATGGCTGCAGCATCTGCTCCCGGGCTTTCAACCGCCGTGAGTCGCTGACGCGACACGAGAAGATTCACCAGGACAAGCCCTTCCGCTGTCCAGCCTGCGGTCGATGCTTCCGTGAGAGTACCTCTCTACTCAACCATGCTGCCTCTGGCACATGCGGCAAGCCAGGTAGGGCATCAAAACCACAGGGCAGCAGCAAGGAAGGAGCTGTAGGGGAGGGCAGAATGGGAGGAGGGGgcggaggagaaggtggaggaggtggggaTTACCAGGGTAGTAGAGGGGTGATTTATGGGAAAACTGAGGAAGATGAAGAGGGTGTGATCgtgggaggtgagggaggtcagAAGTCAAGGCTAGGGTGTGatggtggtctgtttcagtcagAGAGGGGAGGGAATGCTAACAGCAGGGACAGGCCAGATggtaaataccccactgattactCTCGGAATCGTTACACAGGCTACCATGACGACCACCGTTCTCAAGGTAACCCGTCTCCGTGTTACTCTGGAGCCTCCCCCTGTGGCAGTGGGATGGCGGGCCCGGCGCTGAGGAAGGCACCATTGGCCCCGACGCTGCACCCCCACCCTCAGAGTCAAACccaacatcaccaccagcagcacctccccctgtcctctctcctggatGACTCTGAAGACGacgtcaccagctctgtcaacaACGCCATCTCAGCCATTGCCGCTGCAGCTGCCGCCAACTGTGATATGAACAGTGGGAACAGAGGCGACGATAGGAGAGATATCATCGGAGGACTGTTGGGTGGGCTGGACTTAGGCCCCTTGGGGTCCCCTTCATCAACATCTGGGATGGATAAGACCTATAGAGGAGCAGGGAACCAGGATGGTATGAGTGGTAATATGAACCACAACCAACAGCAGGGGAATGATCCACAGAACCCTGCTGCCAAACCAAAACGTCCCCGTAAACCCAGAAAGCCCAAAGACCCCAACGCTCCCCCCAAACGCAGGCAGTACACCCCCAGAGCTCCCAGAGAGTTGAGCAACATCCCGCGGCCATATCTGTGCAGTGTTTGCGGCAGGGGGTTTGCACGCCGCGAGACCCTGCGTAGGCACGACCGTGTCCATACTGGGGAGAAGCCCCACCGCTGCAGTACATGTGGGAAGCACTTCAGAGAGGCCTTCCACCTCACCAAGCACCACACCGTTCACTCTGGGGAGAAGAACTACAAGTGCAGCCTGTGTGGGAAAGAGTTTGGTTACTCCCAGAGCCTCAAGAGGCACGGGAAACTCCATCAGAAAGGGGAGGTGGAAGAGGTCCCCACAACACCAGGAGGGGAGAACCTCAACAACTTCAACACAAACCCGTCATGTGGGATGGGCCAAGACAGGGAACAGAACCAAGGAAACAGCTCCTCCTCCTATTATTCATACCCCCAAGATGTCAAGCCTCAAGGCTCCAACAGCCAGCCCCCGCCCAGGCTCTACACCTGTGCCATATGCTGGAAGTCTTTCCGTCATCACTTCCACCTGACGGCTCATCACCAGACGGTCCATGAGAACGGAGGTGAGAAGCTGTTCAGCTGCGAGGTGTGTGGGAAGGCCTTTGCCTACTCCAACAGCCTCACTCGACACAGGCTGTCGCAGCACGGCCTGGCCCGCACCGGCCCTGACAACGCACAAGGGGACGGCAGTGGTTCAGGGGTAAACAGTGCAGCTGGTGGTGGAGTGAGTGGGACTGCGTCAGAGAGCGAGGCAGCCACCAACGCCCTTCTTCAGATGGCACCTTCCACTGAGGGCCACGGGGGGCAGCAGAGTCACAGTGTTGTCACCCACagtcatcaacaacagccacctcAGCCCCCAGCTGGCTACTCCCCCCTTTTCTATGATGCTGGTACGGCCCACTCCTCAGCCTCCAGCGTCCCTCCCTACTCTCAGCCCCTGCCACCCAACTCCACAATCATGCCCCCTCAGCACCAGCATTCCCCAGCAAGGGTGAAAGGGGAGCACATTTACCCAGCTGGGTCTAGTAGTCACACCCTTCACACCACAGCTCCATTCCAGCCCCTCACGGAGCTACCATCcgaccaccatcaccaccacaaccaccaccaccaccattcttcacatCACCACCACCGTTCAGAGCCACAGTCCCAGCAACCACATCACAGGAACATCCAATCACACGATGACATAAGGAGGCACAAGAAGAAGAGAAAGTCcgacaggagggagggaaggggggacaTGTGGGGGGAGTCCTCAGGCTTCgtcagagacgaggagaggaaagaccagaggaagaggaggtctgTTTTGCAAAAACAGCTGAGGAAGAAAAAGCTTCTGTTGAAGATTAGACGAGGGGGGGAAGCAGGAGGGGGAGGATATGAGCTGGTCACAACAAGAGGGATGAAGATACAAATCCTGTCATCTCTCAAAGTCCCAGTGAAACGTTTTGCCTGCTCCATCTGTCCCCACGCCATGTTCGCCCGCCAGGCCGGCCTGCTAGCCCACAGGGCAGCTAAACACACCCAGAGAGTCCTGTCCCCCCAGGAGCGTCTGTGCTGCGGTGTGTGTGGGAAGCAGTCTCACAGGCTCCTGGAAGCATTCATCCACCGGGCGACTCATCGCGCCCGAGGGTCCTTCTCCTGCAGACGCTGCTCTGCTCGCTTCTGGAACGCCCCCCTCCTCCGCAGGCACAAGGTGACCTGCCGACATCGGGCCAAGGGACTTCCACGAGGTGGCGCTATCCACCTGAAGTTGTCCAAGAGGGCgggggagaggaagagcagagaggagcagggggagatGTCGCACTCCCTGCTTACATTGTACAGATACTGA